GGATCTATTTGCTGCCAATACAGCTCCAGCAGTCTCTCATATGGAAAAACCTCTGGATCGAACGTGATTTGTACCACTTCTGCATGTCCAGTGCTACCCGTTTTCACTTGTTCATATGTAGGATTTTCAACATGTCCTCCTGAATACCCTGATACAATGCCTCCGATTCCCGGAAGCTCTTCAAAAGGCGTTACCATACACCAAAAGCATCCGCCTGCAAATGTTGCTTTTTCCATCTTCATCCCTCTTTCTGACCACTAACTTCCTAAACGGAAGATTCTTCTAAGTTAAGATTGAAACTAGTATATACTAAATTCTAGTAGGATACTACCATTTAACACTAAAAAAGGACTTGCATTCATTGGATAAATAGCTATAGAAAAATGCTTAAAATGGCTGAAATTAAGGTTTTTGGCTATATTACCGTTAAGGAGATTACTTTTTGTCCAGCATGCCGCCCATAATCCGGTCAGCAATACGAGGAAACAGATTATAAAGAACGCTGCCTGCATTCATCCATTTCGGCAAATTCAACTCTCTTTTCGGTTTTAAAATCAGCGCTGTTATCTTGTCCGCAACATAATCTGTGGAAAGCATGAACTTCTCCACATTTTTTGCATAGTTGCCGGATTTATCTGCAATCTCAAAAAAATTAGTATCAATTGGTCCTGGGTTAACTGCTGAAATACGGATATTGGTTTTAGCAACCTCCATTCGCAAGCTGTTAGTGAAGCCTAACACAGCATGCTTTGTTGCTGAATAGCCGCTTGACTTAGCTGTCGCTAGCTTGCCGGCTTGTGAGGCAATGTTAATTATATGACCTTTATTGGCACTTAACATCGACGGCAAAACTTCCTTCGTACAAGCAATCAGTCCTAGAACATTGACAGCAAACATTCTTTCCATATCAGCAATACTTGTTTCATGGAGGTACTCAAAAATGCCAAAGCCGGCATTGTTCACTAAAATATCAACAAAACCGACCTGTTCATTAATTTCAGCAAATACCTCATGCACTTTTTCCAGATCGCTTACATCTAAAGCGAAATAGATTGGATTTACTGCTGTTTCACTTTGTATTTTCGCTGCGATTTTTTGGAGCTTTTCCTCTGTTCGCGCAATCAGGATTGGTCTTCCACCAAGCAATGCTATATTGATAGCAAGCCTTTCGCCAATTCCTGATGATGCTCCTGTTATTATGATATTTTTACCTTGTAAGCTTTCCATCCGTATCACCTCTTATATCATTCATGATTAATCGCTATCTTTTTGTACTGGAATATCATATTCCTTGAAATCCTCTGCAGCAGAGGATGGCGGGAATATTCGTTTTGCTTCTTCAAGAAGGCTGTCGGCACAATCATATCTGGCGCTAATATGGGTAAGAATCAAAAATTTTGCCCCCGCTGCCTTTGCGTTTGCAGCTGCATGTGTTGTCGTCGAATGATAATATTCCTTTGCTATGTCTGCTTCCCCTTCAGCAAAAGTGGCTTCATGTACTAACACATCAGCATCTTTTGCAAGCTCTACTGCTGCTTGACAGGTTCTTGTATCACCTAAAATTGTGACTATTCTCCCCTTAATACTAGGTCCAACAAAATCTCTGCCATCAATGATACTGCCATCTTCAAGGGTAACTTTGCGGCCTGCTTTAATCTCTTTAAATATCGGTCCAGGCTTTACTCCGATTTCTGCCAGTTTGTCTGTTTGCAGAACACCAGGCTTATTCTTTTCTACAATACGGTAGCCAAAGCTCACCACACCATGCTCCAGCATTTTCGCTTCCACTGTGAATTTATCTTCATCTAATATAATGCCATCTTCTATTTCTACTATCTTTAATTCATATTTTAAGTATGTTTGACTAACCTTCAGGCTAACAGCAATATATTCAGCAATTCCTTTTGGTCCGTATACAGTAAGAGGTGTTTCTCCTCCTTGAAAGGATCTGCTTGCTAAGAAGCCTGGTAACCCATATAAATGATCGCCATGAAGATGGGTGATAAACACCTTTTCCACTCTTCTCGGTTTAATGTTCGTATGTAAAATTTGGTGCTGTGTTGCTTCCCCACAATCAAACAGCCAAATGCTTCCTGTTTCCTCGAGCAGTTTCAATGCGATGCTCGTCACATTTCTTGCCTTGGCTGGAATGCCAGCTCCTGTTCCTAAAAATGTAAGCTGCATATTCAAGTCACTTCTTTCTCTTTTTCTAAGCTTCTTTCTACTAAAAGTATGGGTATGTGATTGGACATTTTGCACAAAAAAATCGATACTAATAGCAGTATACGGCAAAAAATGCCACAAACCAAATATATTAAAACTTTTTCCTAGTAAGTTTCCCTATTATCATGTAATATCTAAAAAGACAACATATTTTTCAGATATGGATATAGGCTGCTTACCTTTTAAAAATTTTCAAATATTCAAACATAATATTTGCCAAATTAACTTTAGTCAGCTAAAATTCTATATCTGTACAGATGCTCAAGGCTTGCAAACCGAGTTTTGCAAGAACTTGAACAACAACAATGGGGATACAAAGATCATACATATATATAGAAAAGAGGTCCATGTACGTGAATCAAAATCAACAATCTACTGCGTTAATCATGATTTTTGGGGCAACTGGAGATTTGGCAAACAGAAAACTGTTTCCTTCCCTTTACCGTCTATACCAAAAAGGCAAACTTTCTCGTTTTGCTGTAGTCGGCGTCGGAAGAAGAACTTTAACAGATGAGCAATTCAAACAAAATGTACAAAACTCTGTCGCTGAAGCAATATCTGGCAGCAAGGATTTAGAAGCATTCGCTTCCCACTTCTGCTACCATTCGCATGATGTAGCTGATTCCAGTTCCTATGCTGCTTTGAAAAACATTGCGGACGACTTGGATAATAAATATAATTTGGGCGGAAACAGAGTGTTCTACTTAGCAATGGCACCTGAATTCTTTGGTCCGATTGCCATACATTTAAAAGAGGACGGTCTGACAGATGTTGCTGGCTTTAAGCGCCTGATTATCGAGAAGCCGTTTGGACATGATTTAGAATCAGCCAAAGAGCTGAATGAACAAATACGTACTGCATTTGCAGAAAATGAAGTATACCGCATTGACCACTATCTTGGTAAAGCGATGGTTCAAAATATTGAAACAATTCGTTTTTCCAATGCTATTTTCGAAAATCTATGGAATAACCGTTATATCAGCAATATTCAAGTCACTTCTAGTGAAGTGTTGGGTGTGGAAGAAAGAGGAAGGTATTACGAAACAAGCGGCGCTTTGCGTGACATGGTGCAAAACCATATTCTGCAAATGGTTGCCTTGCTTGCAATGGAGCCGCCAATCCGTCTGACTCCAGATGAAATCCGCTCTGAAAAGGTTAAAGTATTCCGTGCAATGAGACCTGTTGAAGGGGATGCAGTGAAGGATTATTTCGTCAGAGGACAATACGGAAAAGGTGTAGTGGAAGATTTGGAGGTTCCTAGCTACCGCGAAGAACAAATGGTAAATCCAGAGTCGCAAACCGAAACATTTGTGGCTGGAAAAGTGATGATTGATAACTTCCGCTGGGCTGGTGTGCCATTCTATATCCGTACAGGAAAACGCCTTGAATCAAAATCAACCAAAATTGTCGTTCAATTTAAAGATATCCCAATGAATCTTTATGACAGACCAGATCAAGCGTTAACGCCAAATCTGCTTGTTATCCATATCCAGCCGGAAGAAGGAATCACCTTGCACTTAAATGCAAAAAAAGCCGGCCAAAACATGGAAGCTACACCAATTAAATTAAGCTATGCCAACACAGGCATCGCAAGCATCAATACTCCAGAGGCATATGAAAAGCTGATTGATGACAGCATTCATGGTGACGCAACAAACTTTACCCACTGGGATGAAGTGGCACTTTCCTGGAGCTATGTTGATAAGATTTCACAAGCTTGGGCAAGCACTCCAGCAGAAAACTTCCCGAACTATGTTTCTGGCAGCATGGGTCCGAAAGAAGCAGATGAGCTTCTTGAGAAAGACGGATTCTTCTGGTGGCCGCTAAGTCAGTTTGAAGTAGATGTTTGCTGATTATAATAATAACAATATTAAAACGTGGAATCCTCGATTTCACGTTTTTATGTACTTATCAATATTATGATGGGAGTTTCGAAGTTTGATGGGAAAAACAAAAATAGTCGTGCAATTTTTACTCGTGTTTCTTCTATATAATTTAATTATTTTATATATTGGCTGGAATATCTTCACATGGCTTGAAGTATTGCTGCCGAATGTGTATGTTCCTGTTTTGACGGCTATACTGCTTATCGTTGCATATTCGTATTTTGCCGGCCATCTCATCCGTTCCATTCCCTTATTCCGGATTGTCGGTTCGTATTGGCTCGGTTTTCTTCAATATGCTGTCCTTATCTTGCCAATAGCTGACTTAGCAGCATATATTATTTCAAGATTTACGGATGCCGATAAAACAGTTGCCATTATTGGAATTATGACCTTTATAGCTTTTGCTTATTTACTGATTGCAGGGAGCTATAATGCTTACTCCCCTGTTATTAAACAATATGAGCTTATGCTCCCTAAAGGTACAGCAAAACCTAGTAAGCTGAAGATAGCAATGGCATCCGATATGCATTTTGGCACATTATCAGGCAATGCCCACTTAAACCGGCTTGTAGAGCAAATCAATGGACTGGAACCTGATATCATTCTTTTTCCAGGTGATATTATTGATGATGACCCTATTCCCTTCCTCCGTAAAAGAATGGGTGATAAAATGATGGAATTAACCGCTCCTTTAGGAATTTATGGTGTATTAGGAAATCATGAATATTATGGTAAAAAAATTCCGGAGTTTTTGGAGGAAATGAATCGTGTCGGTGTAACGATTTTAATGGATGAGACAGAAGTCATAGATGACCGATTTATCCTGATTGGCAGAAAAGATAAGACAGACAAAGACCGCTTGCCTATCAGGGAATTGGCTCACCAAAAACCTGCTGATCTCCCTGTCATCATGATGGATCACCAGCCAGCAGAGTTAGTGCAAGCTATGGAGGAGGGCATCGATTTATCTTTATCTGGCCATACACATAGAGGTCAAATGGCACCAAATCATTTAATTACTAGAAAAGTATTTGAATTAGATTGGGGCTATAAACAAAAAGAGCAGCTTCATGCCATTGTTTCATCTGGCTATGGATTTTGGGGTCCTCCAATCCGCATGGGCAGCCGCTCGGAGATTGTATGTATTGATATTGAATTTGTATAAAATTCAGCAAACAAAAAAACACCGAATGGTGTTTTTTTGTTTTAACTGTTTATTTCATCCAGTTAGTGTGGAATACGCCTTCTTTATCCGTGCGTTGGTATGTGTGTGCACCAAAGTAGTCACGTTGTGCTTGAAGAAGGTTTGCTGGAAGCGTTTCTGTACGGTAGCTATCGAAATACGCCAGTGCAGCAGCAAAGCTTGGTACAGGAATACCGTTCAATACAGCACCTGAGATTACTTCGCGAAGAGCAGCTTGGTATTGCTCTGCGATATCGCTGAAGTATGGATCAAGCAACAAGTTCTTCAATTCTGGGTCACGGTCATAAGCATCTTTGATTTTTTGCAGGAATTGTGCACGGATGATGCAGCCTCCGCGGAAAATCATTGCGATTTCGCCGTAGTTAAGATCCCAGCTATACTCTTCAGATGCAGATCTCATTTGCGCGAAACCTTGCGCATAAGAAACGATCTTGCTCAAGTATAGGGCTTTGCGAACAGACTCAATATATGCAGCTTTATCGCCTGTAAACGGCTTGATTTCTGGTCCAGTCAATACTTTGCTTGCTTTAATACGCTCTTCTTTCATTGCAGAAATGAAGCGTGCAAATACTGATTCAGTAATCATTGGAAGTGGAACACCTAAGTCAAGTGCACTTTGGCTTGTCCATTTACCAGTACCTTTTTGGCCTGCAGTGTCAAGGATTAAGTCTACAAGCGGCTTGCCTGTTTCTTCATCCACTTTAGTGAAGATGTCTGCAGTGATTTCGATTAAGTAGCTGTCTAATTCGCCTTTGTTCCAGTCAGCAAATACTTCATGCAATTCTTGAGCATCAAGGCCAAGAACATGCTTCATGATGAAGTAAGCTTCACAGATTAATTGCATATCTCCATACTCAATACCGTTATGAACCATTTTTACATAATGACCAGCACCGTCTGGACCGATGTATGTTGTACAAGGCTCATCGTTTACTTTTGCAGAGATATCTTTGAAGATAGGAGCTACTAGCTCATAAGCTTCTTTTTGTCCACCAGGCATGATAGAAGGCCCTTTTAGTGCTCCTTCTTCACCACCAGATACACCAGTACCAATGAAGTGGATACCTAGCTCACTCAATTCCTTGTTGCGTCTTTGCGTATCTACGAAGAAAGTGTTTCCTCCGTCAATAACAATGTCGCCTTTATCAAGCAATGGCTTCAATTGTTCAATTGTAGCATCTGTTGCTGGACCTGCTTTAACCATAAGCATGATTTTGCGCGGCAC
This DNA window, taken from Niallia sp. Man26, encodes the following:
- a CDS encoding SDR family oxidoreductase, which translates into the protein MESLQGKNIIITGASSGIGERLAINIALLGGRPILIARTEEKLQKIAAKIQSETAVNPIYFALDVSDLEKVHEVFAEINEQVGFVDILVNNAGFGIFEYLHETSIADMERMFAVNVLGLIACTKEVLPSMLSANKGHIINIASQAGKLATAKSSGYSATKHAVLGFTNSLRMEVAKTNIRISAVNPGPIDTNFFEIADKSGNYAKNVEKFMLSTDYVADKITALILKPKRELNLPKWMNAGSVLYNLFPRIADRIMGGMLDKK
- the rnz gene encoding ribonuclease Z, with protein sequence MQLTFLGTGAGIPAKARNVTSIALKLLEETGSIWLFDCGEATQHQILHTNIKPRRVEKVFITHLHGDHLYGLPGFLASRSFQGGETPLTVYGPKGIAEYIAVSLKVSQTYLKYELKIVEIEDGIILDEDKFTVEAKMLEHGVVSFGYRIVEKNKPGVLQTDKLAEIGVKPGPIFKEIKAGRKVTLEDGSIIDGRDFVGPSIKGRIVTILGDTRTCQAAVELAKDADVLVHEATFAEGEADIAKEYYHSTTTHAAANAKAAGAKFLILTHISARYDCADSLLEEAKRIFPPSSAAEDFKEYDIPVQKDSD
- the zwf gene encoding glucose-6-phosphate dehydrogenase, giving the protein MNQNQQSTALIMIFGATGDLANRKLFPSLYRLYQKGKLSRFAVVGVGRRTLTDEQFKQNVQNSVAEAISGSKDLEAFASHFCYHSHDVADSSSYAALKNIADDLDNKYNLGGNRVFYLAMAPEFFGPIAIHLKEDGLTDVAGFKRLIIEKPFGHDLESAKELNEQIRTAFAENEVYRIDHYLGKAMVQNIETIRFSNAIFENLWNNRYISNIQVTSSEVLGVEERGRYYETSGALRDMVQNHILQMVALLAMEPPIRLTPDEIRSEKVKVFRAMRPVEGDAVKDYFVRGQYGKGVVEDLEVPSYREEQMVNPESQTETFVAGKVMIDNFRWAGVPFYIRTGKRLESKSTKIVVQFKDIPMNLYDRPDQALTPNLLVIHIQPEEGITLHLNAKKAGQNMEATPIKLSYANTGIASINTPEAYEKLIDDSIHGDATNFTHWDEVALSWSYVDKISQAWASTPAENFPNYVSGSMGPKEADELLEKDGFFWWPLSQFEVDVC
- a CDS encoding metallophosphoesterase; the encoded protein is MGKTKIVVQFLLVFLLYNLIILYIGWNIFTWLEVLLPNVYVPVLTAILLIVAYSYFAGHLIRSIPLFRIVGSYWLGFLQYAVLILPIADLAAYIISRFTDADKTVAIIGIMTFIAFAYLLIAGSYNAYSPVIKQYELMLPKGTAKPSKLKIAMASDMHFGTLSGNAHLNRLVEQINGLEPDIILFPGDIIDDDPIPFLRKRMGDKMMELTAPLGIYGVLGNHEYYGKKIPEFLEEMNRVGVTILMDETEVIDDRFILIGRKDKTDKDRLPIRELAHQKPADLPVIMMDHQPAELVQAMEEGIDLSLSGHTHRGQMAPNHLITRKVFELDWGYKQKEQLHAIVSSGYGFWGPPIRMGSRSEIVCIDIEFV
- the gndA gene encoding NADP-dependent phosphogluconate dehydrogenase, whose protein sequence is MTKQQFGVIGLAVMGKNLAMNIESRGYTVSVFNRSKEKTEEMLQETEGKNIVGTYTMEEFVQSLEVPRKIMLMVKAGPATDATIEQLKPLLDKGDIVIDGGNTFFVDTQRRNKELSELGIHFIGTGVSGGEEGALKGPSIMPGGQKEAYELVAPIFKDISAKVNDEPCTTYIGPDGAGHYVKMVHNGIEYGDMQLICEAYFIMKHVLGLDAQELHEVFADWNKGELDSYLIEITADIFTKVDEETGKPLVDLILDTAGQKGTGKWTSQSALDLGVPLPMITESVFARFISAMKEERIKASKVLTGPEIKPFTGDKAAYIESVRKALYLSKIVSYAQGFAQMRSASEEYSWDLNYGEIAMIFRGGCIIRAQFLQKIKDAYDRDPELKNLLLDPYFSDIAEQYQAALREVISGAVLNGIPVPSFAAALAYFDSYRTETLPANLLQAQRDYFGAHTYQRTDKEGVFHTNWMK